A single window of Pogona vitticeps strain Pit_001003342236 chromosome 11, PviZW2.1, whole genome shotgun sequence DNA harbors:
- the LOC110074281 gene encoding phosphatidylinositol-binding clathrin assembly protein isoform X1: protein MSGQSITDRITAAQHSVTGSAIAKAVCKATTHEVMGPKKKHLDYLIQCTNEMNVNIPQLADTLFERTANSSWVVVFKALITTHHLMMYGNERFIQYLASRNTLFNLNNYLDKSAMQGYDMSTFIRRYSRYLNEKALSYRLVAVDFTKMKRGIDGVMRTMNTEKLLKTLPIIQNQLDALLDFDANPNELTNGVINAAFMLLFKDSIRLFAAYNEGIINLLEKYFDMKKNQCKEGLDIYKKFLARMTKLSEFLKVAEQVGIDQGDIPDLTQAPSSLLEALEQHLASLEGKKTKEVSAASRASTLSSAVSTLANTGMSFSKMDEREKQQALEEEQARLQALKEQRLREISVVSNSTSTSASPSTLSGKSVNTNATVDIFATPAPTTNSMPNLSTDLFDLQPAFVPTVQSTPAIATSVSSAWGGPFSSTNGCVGSPLHLDLFDMKPVEEAVKSTTPFVASSFASTQTTELFSGYPVPSASQKTASSTISVDFDAVFGGKSAGHEFRVASDDVLQPAVPAQNQRGAQQTGKILANDLDSSLANLVGNLGFGGTPSKKSDMQWNQPTEKKLTGGTNWQAKTSTSTTWNTVPIPPAPQMVPAPVTYPVNTPQVPMYGMVPAQIGTTPIMAPQPMIYTQTGLRPTNPFAPISGTQIQFM from the exons ATGTCGGGCCAGTCGATCACCGACCGGATCACGGCGGCCCAGCACAGCGTCACCGGCTCGGCCATCGCCAAAGCCGTCTGCAAGGCCACCACGCACGAAGTCATGGGCCCCAAAAAGAAGCACCTCGACT ATCTAATCCAATGCACAAATGAAATGAATGTGAATATTCCACAGCTGGCAGATACACTCTTtgagaggacagcaaacagtagCTGGGTAGTTGTGTTCAAAGCTCTAATTACAACACACCACCTCATGATGTACGGAAATGAG CGTTTTATCCAATATTTGGCATCTCGGAATACGTTGTTTAATCTCAACAACTATCTGGATAAAAGTGCCATGCAGG GATATGATATGTCCACATTCATCAGGCGATATAGCAGATACTTGAATGAAAAAGCACTTTCTTATAGACTTGTAGCAGTTGATTTCACCAAAATGAAAAGAGG GATCGACGGTGTGATGAGAACAATGAATACAGAAAAACTCCTGAAAACCCTTCCAATTattcagaatcagcttgatgcaCTTCTTGATTTTGAT GCAAACCCTAACGAACTAACGAATGGGGTAATCAATGCTGCCTTCATGCTCCTCTTTAAAGATTCTATTAGGCTTTTTGCTGCCTACAATGAGGGGATTATTAACCTATTAG AAAAGTATTTTGATATGAAGAAGAACCAGTGCAAAGAAGGTCTGGACATTTACAAAAAATTCTTAGCCAGAATGACCAAACTATCAGAATTCCTCAAAGTGGCCGAG CAAGTTGGAATTGATCAGGGTGACATTCCAGATCTTACTCAG GCTCCCAGCAGTCTGCTTGAAGCACTGGAGCAACATTTGGCTtctctggaaggaaagaaaaccaaGGAGGTTTCAGCTGCCAGCAG GGCCAGCACTCTGTCCAGTGCGGTTTCCACGCTTGCCAACACAGGAATGTCCTTCAGTAAAATGgatgaaagagagaaacagcaggccTTGGAGGAGGAGCAGGCCAGGCTGCAAGCTCTAAAG GAACAGCGACTGAGAGAGATTTCTGTGGTGTCAAATTCTACTTCCACATCTGCCTCGCCAAGCACTTTATCAGGGAAAAGCGTGAACACCAATGCCACTGTTGACATCTTTGCAACGCCTGCACCCACCACCAATAG CATGCCCAACCTTTCTACGGATCTCTTTGACCTTCAGCCAGCGTTTGTTCCTACAGTACAGAGTACTCCAGCCATAGCAACGTCTGTAAGCAGTGCCTGGGGAG GGCCTTTCTCATCCACAAATGGCTGTGTTGGGTCTCCGCTGCATCTTGACCTCTTTGATATGAAGCCAGTGGAAGAAGCTGTGAAAAGTACCACCCCTTTTGTAGCCTCTTCCTTTGCCTCCACACAAACCACGGAACTGTTCAGCG GGTATCCTGTTCCCTCAGCGTCACAGAAAACTGCCTCTTCTAcaatcagtgtggattttgatGCTGTATTTGGTGGCAAGTCAGCAGGACATGAGTTTAGAGTTGCATCGG ATGATGTATTACAACCGGCTGTACCAGCACAGAATCAGAGGGGGGCTCAGCAAACTGGGAAGATCCTAGCCAACGACTTAGACTCTTCACTCGCTAATCTAGTGGGAA ATCTTGGCTTTGGTGGAACCCCATCCAAAAA GTCTGATATGCAGTGGAATCAGCCTACAGAGAAGAAACTTACTGGCGGAACCAACTGGCAGGCAAAAACAAGCACCTCAACAACATGGAATACTGTCCCGATTCCTCCTGCTCCACAGATG